CGGTGGAATGTTGGTCATAGGTCATATTGGTATAACGCCACAAAGCTCAGCGGTAATGGGTGGTTTTAAAGCGCAGGGAAATACTGCTGAGGCCGCCAAGATTCTATTGGATGATGCTGTCGCTATTGAGGAAGCAGGTGCTGCCATGCTCTTAGTAGAGGGTGTACCAGCAGAGACAGGGAAAATTATCACTGAAGCACTTAGTATTCCAGTGATGGGTATTGGAGCCGGTATAAATACCGATGGACAATTAATGATTGTCAGCGATATGCTCGGTCTATTTGAGACGTTCACACCTAAATTCGTTAAGAAATACGCTAACCTTGCTAACGAAATAAGAATAGCACTCCAACAGTACATCAATGAAGTCCATGAAGGGAAATTTCCTACTAGTGAGTATTGTTACAAGATGAAAACCGGAGAAGCAGATAAACTTAAAGCTATGATGATGAAATCATAAGGGTAAACAAATACTGGCATTTACCAAAAGAGGATTAGAACGCAGAATTAGTTCGTGTTATTCATTGCTATAACAAATGGAGTTCAGCACTTATACCAACCAGATAACACTTTGGATATGAGTGTTATCTGGTTGGTATCTCCGTGATTTCGTGTCAACAGTCTCGTATATGTACTGTTCTTCTAATAGTAAATCTTGCTAATCACGAAATCCGAATGATTAACCGTCGATTACAATTACTTAATGGTCATCTGAATAAATGATATGATTCTAATGACATACCTAAATATTAACTCTATAAACAGACTGCTATGAAAAACAAGCTAATACATTTGAATAGGATCTGGAGATTATATGATTTACGATGCTACGAAATTAAAAGACTGGCAGATTGCCGAAGAAGCTGAGAAAAATATGCCCTTGCCCGAAGAG
This genomic stretch from Dehalococcoidales bacterium harbors:
- the panB gene encoding 3-methyl-2-oxobutanoate hydroxymethyltransferase, which codes for MGKRKTIQDFRQMKQSGEKVTWITSYDYHMARMANEVGINMILVGDSVGMTVYGYPGTLPVTMDQIIPHTEAVRRGAPDVFVVGDLPFGAYHANVEDAVMNSVRFYKECDVDAVKLEGGKRVTPQIRAIADGGMLVIGHIGITPQSSAVMGGFKAQGNTAEAAKILLDDAVAIEEAGAAMLLVEGVPAETGKIITEALSIPVMGIGAGINTDGQLMIVSDMLGLFETFTPKFVKKYANLANEIRIALQQYINEVHEGKFPTSEYCYKMKTGEADKLKAMMMKS